Proteins encoded within one genomic window of Setaria italica strain Yugu1 chromosome IV, Setaria_italica_v2.0, whole genome shotgun sequence:
- the LOC101754469 gene encoding cysteine synthase isoform X1, with product MEEEVGRRGIPSLLKLPSSPQPEAASLKQEHIASNITQLVGWTPLIELKRIAEKDGINARIVGKMEFYQPLCSIKDRGALRMIEDAEEKGLISPGSTTLVEPTSGNMGIGLAYISLLRGYRFVAVMPAGDSLDKHILLRYLGADVVLTDPTLGIQGQLDKLEQLKKEVPNVHFLDQTANAANPEAHFTWTGPEIWKDTAGKVDIFVAGAGTGGTVSGVGKYLKMKNPAVKVICVEPAESPVISGGKPSRHKIQGLGPGFVPKNLDRSVTDEIITVTAEDAMANARRLAKEEGLLVGISSGANLAACLKVASREENKGKMIVTVFPSGGERYMNSDLFAAVREECIAMTF from the exons ATGGAGGAAGAAGTGGGGAGGAGAGGGATCCCTTCTCTGCTGAAATTGCCGTCGTCGCCTCAACCGGAAGCTGCTTCTCTAAAGCAGGAGCACATCGCTTCTAACATTACCCAG CTTGTAGGATGGACGCCACTTATAGAACTGAAGAGAATCGCTGAGAAGGATGGTATCAACGCTCGGATTGTTGGCAAGATGGAGTTCTACCAGCCGCTCTGCTCCATCAAGGACCGCGGCGCTCTGAGAATGATTGAAGATGCAGAGGAGAAAGGGCTGATCTCGCCTGGCTCCACCACGCTTGTCGAGCCAACGAGCGGTAACATGGGGATAGGCTTGGCGTACATTTCTTTGCTCAGAGGTTACAGGTTCGTTGCAGTCATGCCTGCCGGGGACTCACTGGACAAGCACATCCTGCTGAGGTACCTAGGAGCCGATGTGGTGTTAACTG ATCCTACGCTTGGTATTCAGGGACAACTTGACAAGCTGGAACAGCTCAAGAAAGAAGTACCCAATGTGCATTTCCTTGACCAGACAGCAAACGCAGCGAACCCTGAAGCACACTTTACATGGACTG GACCTGAGATTTGGAAGGATACAGCAGGCAAAGTAGACATCTTTGTGGCCGGTGCAGGCACAGGAGGTACTGTGTCTGGTGTCGGCAAATACTTGAAGATGAAGAACCCAGCTGTGAAGGTCATTTGTGTTGAGCCTGCTGAGAGTCCAGTTATTTCAG GTGGCAAGCCTTCTCGGCATAAAATTCAGGGACTTGGCCCAGGATTTGTGCCCAAGAACTTGGACAGATCAGTCACTGATGAGATCATTACAGTAACGGCAGAAGATGCTATGGCGAACGCAAGGAGGTTGGCAAAAGAAGAGGGCCTGCTAGTTGGCATATCGTCTGGAGCAAATCTGGCAGCTTGCCTGAAG GTGGCATCACGAGAAGAGAACAAAGGGAAGATGATTGTCACTGTGTTTCCTAGTGGTGGCGAGAGATACATGAACTCCGACCTCTTTGCAGCCGTGAGAGAGGAATGCATTGCCATGACCTTCTGA
- the LOC101754469 gene encoding cysteine synthase, chloroplastic/chromoplastic isoform X2: MEFYQPLCSIKDRGALRMIEDAEEKGLISPGSTTLVEPTSGNMGIGLAYISLLRGYRFVAVMPAGDSLDKHILLRYLGADVVLTDPTLGIQGQLDKLEQLKKEVPNVHFLDQTANAANPEAHFTWTGPEIWKDTAGKVDIFVAGAGTGGTVSGVGKYLKMKNPAVKVICVEPAESPVISGGKPSRHKIQGLGPGFVPKNLDRSVTDEIITVTAEDAMANARRLAKEEGLLVGISSGANLAACLKVASREENKGKMIVTVFPSGGERYMNSDLFAAVREECIAMTF; encoded by the exons ATGGAGTTCTACCAGCCGCTCTGCTCCATCAAGGACCGCGGCGCTCTGAGAATGATTGAAGATGCAGAGGAGAAAGGGCTGATCTCGCCTGGCTCCACCACGCTTGTCGAGCCAACGAGCGGTAACATGGGGATAGGCTTGGCGTACATTTCTTTGCTCAGAGGTTACAGGTTCGTTGCAGTCATGCCTGCCGGGGACTCACTGGACAAGCACATCCTGCTGAGGTACCTAGGAGCCGATGTGGTGTTAACTG ATCCTACGCTTGGTATTCAGGGACAACTTGACAAGCTGGAACAGCTCAAGAAAGAAGTACCCAATGTGCATTTCCTTGACCAGACAGCAAACGCAGCGAACCCTGAAGCACACTTTACATGGACTG GACCTGAGATTTGGAAGGATACAGCAGGCAAAGTAGACATCTTTGTGGCCGGTGCAGGCACAGGAGGTACTGTGTCTGGTGTCGGCAAATACTTGAAGATGAAGAACCCAGCTGTGAAGGTCATTTGTGTTGAGCCTGCTGAGAGTCCAGTTATTTCAG GTGGCAAGCCTTCTCGGCATAAAATTCAGGGACTTGGCCCAGGATTTGTGCCCAAGAACTTGGACAGATCAGTCACTGATGAGATCATTACAGTAACGGCAGAAGATGCTATGGCGAACGCAAGGAGGTTGGCAAAAGAAGAGGGCCTGCTAGTTGGCATATCGTCTGGAGCAAATCTGGCAGCTTGCCTGAAG GTGGCATCACGAGAAGAGAACAAAGGGAAGATGATTGTCACTGTGTTTCCTAGTGGTGGCGAGAGATACATGAACTCCGACCTCTTTGCAGCCGTGAGAGAGGAATGCATTGCCATGACCTTCTGA